One Alnus glutinosa chromosome 3, dhAlnGlut1.1, whole genome shotgun sequence genomic region harbors:
- the LOC133862824 gene encoding ferritin-2, chloroplastic-like has product MLLKAAPAFSLLNPPRGETLGPLCFSVSPSSCSVSPLNSSASLASTLRFSSAKKDSGSVICAASKGANSRPLTGVVFEPFEEVKKELDLVPTVPQDSLARQKYCNEAEAAINEQINVEYNVSYVYHAMFAYFDRDNVAMKGLAKFFKESSEEERHHAELLMQYQNKRGGRVKLQSILMPVSEFDHAEKGDALYAMELGLSLEKLTNEKLLILHGVAERNHDVQLSDFIESEFLTDQVEAIKKMSEYVAQLRRLGTGHGVWHFDQMLLREQQAIA; this is encoded by the exons ATGCTTCTTAAGGCCGCCCCAGCTTTCTCTCTTTTGAACCCACCTCGCGGAGAGACTCTGGGTCCTCTGTGTTTCTCTGTTTCACCGTCTTCGTGTTCAGTTTCTCCTCTGAACTCTTCGGCTTCTTTGGCTTCGACTCTCCGATTTTCTTCGGCCAAGAAAGATAGCGGCTCTGTTATCTGCGCGGCTTCGAAGGGTGCGAATAGCCGACCGCTCACCGGCGTCGTGTTCGAGCCCTTCGAGGAGGTCAAGAAGGAGCTCGATCTCGTCCCCACCGTCCCTCAGGACTCTCTCGCTCGCCAAAAGTACTGTAACGAGGCCGAGGCCGCGATTAACGAGCAGATCAA TGTCGAATACAATGTCTCGTACGTTTACCATGCCATGTTTGCCTACTTTGATAGAGACAACGTTGCGATGAAGGGTCTTGCcaa GTTTTTTAAAGAATCGAGTGAAGAAGAAAGGCATCATGCGGAGCTTTTGATGCAATATCAG AACAAACGAGGTGGAAGAGTGAAGCTGCAATCTATTCTGATGCCTGTCTCTGAATTCGATCATGCGGAGAAGGGAGATGCGTTATATG CCATGGAGCTGGGACTGTCTTTGGAGAAGCTAACAAATGAAAAACTCCTCATCTTGCACGGC GTTGCCGAGCGAAACCATGATGTGCAGTTGTCAGATTTTATTGAAAGCGAGTTTCTAACTGATCAG GTGGAAGCCATCAAGAAAATGTCAGAATATGTTGCACAGCTGAGAAGATTGGGGACAGGACATG GGGTCTGGCACTTCGATCAGATGTTGCTCCGTGAGCAGCAAGCAATTGCTTGa
- the LOC133862825 gene encoding LOB domain-containing protein 12-like: protein MGGNSPCASCKLLRRRCAKDCIFSPYFPSDDPHKFAIVHKVFGASNVSKMLQELPVHQRADAVSSLVYEANARVRDPVYGCVGAISYLQNQVSQLQMQLAVAQAEILCIQMQQEPAMPTTQMDPDDKSYFHHDSLPQYLNFASSSNVIHDSLKRESIFGQDMVS, encoded by the exons ATGGGTGGGAATTCCCCATGCGCTTCCTGCAAGTTGCTCAGGCGTCGATGCGCCAAAGACTGCATTTTCTCCCCTTACTTCCCTTCTGATGACCCCCACAAGTTTGCCATTGTTCACAAGGTCTTTGGCGCTAGCAACGTTAGCAAAATGTTGCAg GAGCTCCCGGTTCACCAGAGGGCAGACGCAGTGAGCAGTCTAGTTTACGAGGCAAACGCAAGAGTGAGAGACCCTGTTTATGGGTGTGTTGGAGCCATATCTTACCTACAAAACCAGGTCTCACAGCTACAAATGCAGCTAGCAGTGGCTCAAGCAGAGATACTGTGCATCCAGATGCAGCAGGAGCCAGCCATGCCAACCACACAGATGGACCCAGATGACAAATCATACTTTCACCACGATAGCCTCCCTCAGTACCTTAATTTTGCCTCCTCTAGCAATGTAATTCATGACTCTCTCAAGAGAGAGAGCATTTTTGGACAAGACATGGTTTCTTAA